The following are from one region of the Treponema denticola genome:
- a CDS encoding 2-hydroxycarboxylate transporter family protein — MVNEKKKYQIFGMPLTLFGIISAVVIAATWWNKLPGGMIGALLLMMVLGEVLNIIGDNTPIVKTFFGGGPIVIIFASSALAYYNILPEGILKNTSTFMKSGGFLDFYIAALITGSILGMDRKLLIKAAIRYFPCIIGSVVAALVLVAVGAPIFGMKATEAIAYIGIPIMGGGMGAGAVPISQVFSSALKIPTEQILSKLVPAVALGNALAIVAGGVLDKLGKMKPSWTGNGQLLASGTFEVPNDEELQRHFSLQEFGIAIVIATAFFTWGNIVSNLFKLIGVNIHTYAWMIISVAVVKAVNILPKNFENACALWYKFVAKNFTAALLVGIGIAYTNLGDIIGAFSISYVVLVLLVVIGAIIGAGLIGKLVGFYPIEAAITAGLCMANMGGTGDVAVLTAAKRMELMPFAQISSRLGGAFIILLASFLVPLFFGG; from the coding sequence ATGGTAAACGAAAAGAAAAAGTATCAAATTTTTGGCATGCCGCTCACACTTTTCGGCATTATTTCGGCAGTTGTAATTGCTGCAACGTGGTGGAACAAGCTGCCCGGCGGAATGATAGGAGCCCTTCTCTTGATGATGGTACTTGGTGAAGTACTAAACATTATCGGCGATAACACTCCTATAGTAAAAACATTCTTTGGAGGAGGGCCGATCGTAATTATCTTTGCATCCAGTGCCCTCGCTTATTATAATATTTTGCCCGAAGGAATTTTAAAAAATACTTCAACCTTTATGAAAAGCGGAGGCTTTTTAGACTTTTACATCGCAGCCCTTATCACAGGTTCTATCCTGGGAATGGACAGAAAGCTTTTAATTAAGGCTGCTATACGCTACTTCCCGTGCATTATAGGCTCCGTTGTGGCAGCATTGGTTTTGGTTGCAGTAGGAGCTCCTATTTTTGGAATGAAAGCAACGGAAGCTATAGCCTATATCGGTATTCCAATCATGGGCGGAGGAATGGGAGCAGGAGCCGTTCCGATCTCCCAAGTATTTTCATCTGCATTGAAAATCCCCACAGAGCAAATCTTGTCTAAGCTTGTACCGGCAGTAGCCCTAGGTAATGCCCTTGCAATAGTGGCCGGAGGTGTACTCGATAAACTCGGCAAAATGAAACCTTCTTGGACGGGAAACGGACAGCTTCTCGCAAGCGGAACATTTGAAGTTCCTAATGATGAGGAACTTCAAAGACATTTTTCTTTGCAGGAGTTCGGAATTGCTATCGTTATTGCAACAGCCTTCTTTACATGGGGAAATATAGTCTCTAACCTATTTAAACTTATCGGTGTAAATATTCACACCTATGCTTGGATGATTATAAGCGTTGCTGTTGTAAAGGCTGTAAATATCTTGCCCAAAAACTTTGAAAATGCTTGCGCTCTTTGGTATAAATTTGTTGCAAAAAACTTTACCGCAGCACTCTTGGTAGGTATAGGCATTGCATATACAAATCTCGGCGATATTATCGGAGCATTCAGCATTTCTTATGTTGTACTTGTACTCTTGGTTGTAATCGGTGCAATAATCGGTGCAGGACTCATAGGAAAACTTGTAGGCTTTTATCCGATTGAAGCTGCTATCACTGCAGGTCTTTGTATGGCAAACATGGGAGGAACGGGAGACGTTGCCGTTCTTACGGCTGCAAAGCGCATGGAACTCATGCCCTTTGCTCAAATCTCATCCCGCTTGGGAGGTGCATTTATAATCCTGCTTGCCTCGTTCTTAGTCCCGCTGTTCTTTGGCGGCTAA